DNA from Denticeps clupeoides chromosome 7, fDenClu1.1, whole genome shotgun sequence:
TTACAATTTGTTGTATGAGTCTTTAGTAATTCCTAGAttggaaaaaacaaaatgatctTATTTGGGCCGCCATGTTGTGGTGCCATGTTGGTAGGTTGTGTCCTCCATTACTAACTGCTGTTTTCTGCTCATTCCAGGGCAGAGAAGACAGAAGTTCTAACTGAAGATCTGCTGCAGGTAAAGGCCACAGCAGCTTTTTGGTGTGCCAGTCTCGTCCATGGGCACAAGGCTTCatgattttctctctctctctctctctctctctctctctttatataattacatttcaaaatgaagtaTAAattacttacctggcaggggaaataccgtgatcaagaagatGGTTCACCCAGGGCCAGAatcagccattgcactccggctgtgctgacccctgcaaattccccaaatgtgggaatcttgactgcataatttctgtagtgggggactgcgttcgcaCTCTACCCTGATTtctattttttggggggaagtggtggcctagcggttaaggaagctgccccgtaatcagaaggtccacTGATCCActcgatccactgaggtgccactgaaaaaaagcaaggtccccacacactgctccccgagcgcctgtcatggctgcccactgctcaccaagggtgatagttaaaacacatttctttgtgtcaccctttgctgttctgcagtgtttcacaatgacaatcactttcactttcaacttgaACTAtatacacatactcacacacacactttcactgccGAATTTTGCAAGGCATAAAATAATGGAGAAGTAGATTAAAGGTCAAGGCTATGTTGCATTATGCTGTAGAATGGagacaattttcttttttatacacacactgtattgCTAGGTATGTTTGTGGAGGTACACCTTTGCTTTAAATCTAAACCATCTTAAACataatgtaattatataataaaagttTCATGAATTATTTACTCTTTCCCTCAGGGTACAATTTACTGTGTgcattcactttcactctctatTTATGTGTTGGCCAGGTGGAGAAACGCTTGGACCTGGTGAAGCAGGTCTCCCACAGCACCCACAAGAAACTGACTGCCTGCCTGCAGGGACAGCAGGGGTCAGATCAGGAAAAACGATCAGTGAAGTCCCCCTCAGTGAGTCCTCTGCGACAACTTCTCATATCAACTCTTCTCTCTTATGGAATGTGCTAATGGTGATTTGTTTGTCCCTCTCTGTCCAGAAAAAGCTCCCCCTCACAACCCTGGCACAGTGCATGGTAGAGGGGGCTGCAGTATTAGGAGATGACTCCCTCCTGGGGTGAGTTCACACGCTTCTTCGTTAATTCACACATCACATTTTCATGTAGGGCACATTATATTCCGGTCTGCATCACAGTCTCCCCCATAGTCCACTGGCCATTAAGCTTTGTTCTAGTTTGTCTCGTTGGTTCTCCCCTGCAGAAAGATGCTGCGACTCTGTGGGGACACTGAGGAGAAACTGGCTCAGGAGCTCCTCCAGTTCGAGTCGGAGATCGAGCGCGATGTTGTTGAGCCGCTCTATGTGCTGGCTGAGGTACAGATAAACTCTGCTGTTAGCAGGAATCAGGGATCTGGACTTGGACGAGGGACTTGAATTTGAGATAGGGGTCAAGTCATGAATTTTATGCCTTCTTGTATTATGTTATCTTGTATTTGACTTTAAAACCACAACTCAGAAAGGTTTACTCAAGCATAGACATGCATTGGCTTAATAACTAAACTATGACTTTGATCACTGGCTGCTTTCCCTTCAGTTAGAGAAATATgaatcaactttttttattgttggcATTGCTGCTCATGACGTAGCCCTCACACAAAAGGGATGTGATGTCTGGTGGATATCAGCTTTAGAAATGCACAGAACTGCACAGAACAGTCATGATGACGGTCATACAGTGTATACACCCCTGTAAATAGgccagttattaaaaaaaaaaagcaaccacaataaatcattaaaaaaaatttcccacctttaatgtgacctatattctatataattcattttttaaaaatagtacAATGATGAGAATAGTTACATTTCTGACCGAGATACTGTCTATGGGATACCTGTCAAAAATTCAGAGGGACCCAcgtttagaattttttttacaggctaTAAACAAAATGATTTCATAAGCTAAAAAATGCTATTAGACTTGTATTTTCACAATGTCTAGATGTTACCATAGCATTGATACAGGCTTATGAAAAACCAATAGTTTCTAtggacaaaggaaaaaaaatttcatatatttttaaatatttggacAGGCTCAAATAAAACGGTTCAGCTCTGAGGTGGTTGAGCATGGGATGTTTTTTGAATTGAGCCAGATTGACCACCCTAGGCATTATCTGACACTTCTTTGCTGAAATCAGAACGACCAACACCAACTTCACACTACGTTGAGTTTGTATTGTGTTGCTGTGATGAGTTTGGTCCTACACCTAAATCAGGGCTGGTCAAAACTATGTACGCCTTGCATGTATCAAAtgttgaatttgtgtgtgttcttgaaTGCCAATTGTCGCCCACAGCTATGTCACGTTTGCTCCTCCAGGTTGAAATTCCCAACAtccagaaacagagaaagcactTGGCCAAGCTTGTCCTGGACATGGATTCGGCAAGAACGCGGTATGGCCAGTTCCTGTGAGTTACTCTCCCTGACCCCGCCAGGTCTTTAATCGGCTGCTGCACTTTTCCCTGCCTGTAGGTGGCAGCAGTCCTCTAAGTCCTCAAGTCACCCCAGTAACATGCAGCCAGGTGGGGCCAAGGCCGACGCCCTCagagaggagatggaggaaGCAGCAAATCGGATGGAGATATGCCGGGTGGGATTTTGGGCTTGCTGTCTTGCTTCTTTAAGCGTTTTCTTGGCTCCTATGATCTATTTTGCTCGCTATTGCTGAAATgagccctgttttttttctttctttccaggaTCAGTTGTCTGCAGACATGTACAATTTTGTGGCCAAAGAAATAGACTATGcaaactattttcaaactgtaaGCCTCCCACTTGCAACAGCACCTTCAAAGCAGTTTATATACGGACATGACAATGAGCCACAGTCTGTTGACTGTGGTGCCTTAGTGTGTGGAGTGCTAATTCTCTCTgtgggtgaatgtgtgtgtgtgtacagcttATCGAGGTTCAGGCAGAGTATCACAGGAAGTCCCTGGAGATCCTGCTGAGCGTTCTGCCACAGATCAAAGCTCACCAGGGTGAGTCACACTTGCTCTCCTCTGATCTTGCGCAGTGTGCGAGCtgcaagtctgtgtgtgtgtgtgtgtgtgtgtgtgtttgcgtgtgtgttttaatgtgtttggAATGAGACATATCTGTTTTTCAGAGAACATTGCAATTTTATATTAGTGCAGGCCTTGCTGTCAGAACTTTTTAGGTTTTACTATGCACCTGACTGTCTGTCtggttgtgttgtgctgcagaggCTTGGATAGAGAAGCCATCGTATGGAAAGCCATTGGAGGAGCACCTGATGCTCAGCGGCCGAGAGATCGCCTTCCCCATCGAGGCCTGCGTCACAATGCTTCTGGAGTGTGGGATGCAGGAGGAGGTATAATAATGAAGGCATAGCTAGAATTCCATTTCTGATTTGTGaactagtgaatctgacattccCGATCATATCCAATGCACAACGCCGCAACACCTTTAACATGTATCTGAGAATATTCAACTGATGATGAAATTCTGCAAATATATTTCGGTGACCCAAATAAAATCTGCCACTGCATGCGATCTGGGTTCTGTTAGCTGTAGGCATTAAGGGGTACATGGTGTTATTTTGATGTGCCTAAAAAATCCTTTCCTTCCTCACACACGCAAATGACCGCCTACAGGTGTACAGCCAGCCAACCATTTAACATTAGTAACTCTTAAATGCACAGCATCAAAAACAGGACAGAGAAAGACTCTTTTGGTTCCCTGAAACTGGgtcatataaatataaaagtagACTGTAGAAGAACACGGGACCTTTAATACTCATTCGCCcgcctctctttttcttttctgctgcTCTTTCCCTCAGGGTTTATTCCGAGTTGCTCCCTCAGCCTCCAAGCTGAAGAAACTGAAGGCTTCTCTGGACTGTGGCGTTCTGGATGTGCCTGAATATTCGGCTGACCCTCATGCCATTGCAGGTGAGCCGTGCTTTTTTCGCCCCACATGGTCCATTTGTCCTCTCATGAATGAAAAGAATGGCCTTATACCTCATCTGTAAAGAGATTTGACCCCTGCTACATTTACCATTAAACTTTGGCTGAGATTACTAGGCCTTAGACCTACTGACTCTGACAGGCTTTGAGGCTGGGGGGCAGCATTCATCTGACATCTGTATTCAGGGCAACAGAAAAACCACACCTTCCCTCAGGCCCAACGACACATCTTCagcccagctctctctctctctctctctctcgctctctctctcttttgctaTTTTATTCATCTAACTCCTAATGTCATTTTCATGCTTCTTTCTCTTTCTATATCCTTATTTCAGGTTAGGGTCACTGTCCCTGTATTACAtatcctccctctctctctgtctctctttcttagGAGCTCTGAAATCCTACCTGCGTGAACTGCCTGAGCCCCTGATGACCTTTGAACTATATGAAGAGTGGATCCAGGCATCAAAGTAAGACTGCTCTGTACACTGTAACACTTCCACTGCAGCCTGTTTCTAGCAATGTGGTGTAATGGTAGTAAACCTACAGCATGGGTAGGTAACAGTGACAAAATCTGTTATTACATTCTAAATACATGTCTGTTGTCCAGAATCTCAGTTTTCACTTAAAATCTATGGTTTGTATGGTTGTATGGTTTGTAAACTATGGTTTGTAATATGCAATGACAATTAGCACAGCTCTTTAAAAAGAGTTTAGTAGCATGGTTAGGAAATACAGtagtgtgaaaaagtgtttgccccccCCCTCTTAGTCACATTGAATTGTttctgtcacgattgggtgcacgtggagacgcacctggcaccaatctgcatgacagcagggcggttCTAAAGGacttgttgagcagcccatcaaggctgtgacattttatgtaGCCCGTGCGATTCCTGTTtgtagttgttttcagttctggcaatcggcacactgaaaatgaaagatATTGATATCCAGAATATCCACTATCTTTGTGCACCATCAAAGTTCGGTCTCCTTCAGTTTGTGTTTTACCTGTAATTCTGTGCAATACATTTAGGAATATTTCACAATCTTGCATTCTTGCAAGCACAAGTTCATGGCTTGTTTGAATCGTCTGAGCCTATAAACTTTTGGGGAGTAATTTGCAGAAATAACATCATCAACAGCATTCACAAAGTGCGAAACGCCATACGCATGCGCATGAAGGCTGGATTATGGTAATGTTTTTGCCCTTTTGGGGGGGGCTCTCGGTGCCTGGGAGGGTTTTTATTTCAGGCTGTGTATCGAGCTGCCgatttattttgaatttattCACTGTTTGACATGGTTCTGCTGAGTTTTTGGATTACGTTAATTTAAGTGCATGGTgttggaattgtgttttgtttaggcAGTTTTGATTTTGTGTGGCTTTAGTCTCTACGTCAAGGCGATATGCAATAAATATCAATTGTAGTAGTACATGTAGTACATGTGTAGTGGGGTGTAATATTGTGCGGTCTGCGCtcccttcatttaaaaaacacatttgtgttgtctttgactaatatgtattacttttttatcTGAAACATTCAAATGTCACttacatggaaaaaagtaagaaatcagagagggaGCAAACACTTTTTTACGCCACTGTATCTGAATTGCCCTGCAGAACTAATGTCCAAGATGGCATTGCATTTTGAGTGTTTTTTATATAGGTATAGGTTATATAGGCACATCAACAATGCAATGAGTCTGTAggatattttttaacattaagttgcagcagctgaaaaagaaaaaaatacatatcgtttttataatgtgtgtatTAAATCTGTTTAAAATTATCTCTGTCCTTTCCAACTCAGCATACAGGATATGGACAAAAGGCTGCAAGCCCTCCTGTCATCCTGTGAGAAACTACCGGCagataatttaaataatttcaggTTGGCCTTCTCCTCATCTCTTTTTTTAGCCATCTATAGTCCTTGGTATCTATGGACCTCCATAATGAGCCATTTCCAATCAGTTTTTTTCATTAGTCCTTCCAGTTGCATAACAGGCCATTCGCCTGGATGCTGTTGGGTTGAACACTACTTGACAgactgtgtgtatattttttgcaATCATCTGATTGTTGCTTCTTGAGTGTACAGAATGTGCACAGTAGCACTGAGGGGTGATGTTGTCCTTGACACAGTCCCATCATTGCAAACCTCCACTGTATGTAGGACAGAATAAATGCAGAATAATATGACCCGGTTTTGGTAAGTGACAGTAGAATATTATGGCGGCATCAAAACACTTGTTTTAAACAGTAGTTTGATGAAATTTTATGCCTGATATTTTGATGGTTAAATattttcttgcattggattcttcatgCATTCTATAGTCTAACTGCCACAgagaaggtgcatccaaacctttgactggtagtgtattttAACCCTTTCAGGCTCAAATTAACTTTTAGCAACAGGAAAAAATCCTATATTTGGGGGAAATTATCATATGGGGCAGTACAATAGaatcctgactttttttttagagaGACCTTCACATGCAATGCATTCTGAGTTGTTGCAGATTTGCAACATTGGCCCGTTGTGATAATTGACACTGACAACTGAATATGATATGAACACTAACTTTATTTGTATATCAATTTGTAACAACACAATACAGtggcagaaaaacaacaaaaacaacatggtataaatgagtaaaaaaatctcaaatccTCATTGAGAAGGCCATGTTTGCATTTCACTTTGTCATGTGATACTCCAAGAAACAGTTTTTGTCCTTTGTAAAGCATGCAAGTACTTTGCACTTCAGGCAGGCCATTTGTGTGTAGCTTAGTCCTGCAGTGGAAAATATTTATGTGGGGGAATCAGGGAGTTAGTTTTTAACTGTTGCAAATCAGCAACGCCTGCCTCGAGAGGGTTAAGAGTATAAGAGTAAGAACCCTCAGAACACACAAATTCTATGAATGAAAGTCTTAGTTCTTGGTAGAATTGAAATGATCCTTCTCCTTTTGAGAGTTGTTCCCTGAAGCACTGTTCAGTTGAATGAAGCAAGTCTCTTGAACTGTTTCATCAAGATACACAAGCAAACCAAAGCAATAGCAACTTGGCAGCCGTATATCATAGGACTTTTTTCTTGTCCCACAGATACTTGATAAAATTTCTTTCCAAACTCACCGAGTACCAAGACTCAAACAAAATGACCCCAGGAAACATTGCGATAGTGCTCGGGCCCAACCTGCTGTGGACCCACTCTGAAGGGTGCGTATGACTGGTTTTCTCCCATCTTGCTGTTCATAGTGAGAGCCTACAATAGAGGTTTCTTGCTCAGTGCAAAGGAAGGACGTCTAGTAGGTGATTTGTAAGTGTTTGCTTCTTGCCAATGAGTTTGTCAGAAGTAATGAATTAGTGTGTAAGATCCTGGCTGTTAACTGGTGGTCATGggttgtttcttgcaacaggaACATGACAGAGATGATGACCACTGTGTCCTTGCAGATTGTGGGCATCATCGAACCCATCATCCAACATGCAGACTGGTTTTTCCCAGGAGGTTAGAGaagcaacaaaaacacacatatatatacacacacactttttaaaagcAAGTTCTTCTCTCCTGCAGAAATTGAATTCAACCTGACGGGAAGCTATGGTAGTCCCATCCACACCAACCACAACTCCAACTACAGCTCCATGCCCTCACCAGACATGGACCAATCAGAACGAAAGCAGCAGCATGACCAGAGCCGACGTCCACTCAGCGTGGCCACTGACAACATGATGCTGGAGTTTTATAAGAAGGATGGGTAGGACCTTCCCCAGTCACCATCTGCTGACCTACCCACCCTCTCGTGTCTCCTGACATGTTTTACACATTATGGTAGCAACAGGTGTGAAAGTACTTTTTAATTCTTGCTGGCACTACTATAGATCGGTGTGGAGccgaaaaacaaacacaggttGTTAACAGTAGCTTGGATTCGTTCAACATGTATGTTTCTGAAAGAGGTTCACAATTTAGTTTCATATGGCATAACCTGTTCCGACACGGATATTAAAGAAGTAGTTCTAGACAGTTCAAGCTCACATCAGCTCACCCCTGTATGTCATCCCATCTCTGAGGAGTTCCCATTGTGCTGGTACATGAAGTGTTGAGAGGAAACTGCAATGTACACACTAATGAGACATCACCGAGTGGGTGATGTTCTTTGTCAGTTTGCCCCTTCTGACCACAGCGCCTTTCATTAAATACTCTACTCGCCTCACCTCTGACTCTTACAGAGCGATCCTCAATCATCCAGGTCATGTGCTCAGCGGTCATGGCTGTCTCTAtagcaacacaacacacagattTAGCGGCATTAGTCTCTTTTGCAGGAATGTGAAAGCGATGCATCCACATTTAGCCGATGCCTCCAGCTCCCAAACTGACAGCCTGCTGTCACACACCTACAGAGCTCCGCAGCCAGCCTCAGTCCCAGATCAATCCCACACTAGCATATGGCACATTACCCGGtgtcaaaaaacacacataaacagtcCCATTGGGATTATCATTTTAACACAATGTCTACATGTTCCCCAGGAAAAGACTGCTGGAACAATACTGCATTAGTGCATATGTGCACTGCATTTGTACATATAATGCATAAtcccataaaataaataaataaataatatcagaAACACACAGGAAGGCACACAATCAACATGGCAAATAAGAGTGATGCAGATGCAGACGGCTAAATAAGGGGACCGTATTTAAATTTGGcagtattttaatataaaatgtggCCTTTGCTGCATGTCATGGATGCatattgtaaatttcccacttgtgggactaataaattaTCTTAGCATTTTATATAGATTATTTGTTCATAGGTGATATATATGCATATTGAAAGATTTTTGTTTTCTAAAATAAAGcactacagttttttttttttgttgttgttcgaCCATTGGAGAGTTTGGGGTAATTACGGTAATTGAGGACTAATTGTCTCTCAACAGTAAAATGTGGTAAATGCTAGTTGTCTGGGTTTGGAAAGCTTTAAACCTCTGGCTTTCAAACTCTTTTTTTTGCCCCCTCATCCCTCTGTGTCATCTTCAGTCATTTATTTCCTACTAATTCTTTCTTCATCCCCCTGTTATCTCTTTTGTGAGGTCTGATGATTTCACCGTGTCTGCTTTCCTTCTGTCTAAAACGTTTTTTCCTGCCCCAATGCTGCAGAATTAGGAAAATTCAGAGGTACAGTCTTCTGCTTTCGTGGTTTACGTTCTTTCTTTTTGTGTCCTTTCAGTGGTTGGTGTGGCTGACCAAAGAGTCTGGCCATATTCACCATAACATTTTCAATGtaatttttgattatttttatacCATTTGAACAATCACAAAGATATCTGTTCTGTATGTATTTTTCCTCTGCCGGATTAAACCGAGACTAATGGATTTCTGTACAAACACATTGTTCCCGCTTAATGCATTTTGCAGTGGTTGCAGAGTTCAACAGCTCTCAACATCAACCAGAACGTGCCTTCAGAGGCGCTCCTCCAAATGTGATGTTGTGATTTAGTTTATTGCAttatatttgtgcatgtgtacatatacagtatgtttTACCCCTAGGTGTAACAAATGCTGATATTTTgaagaataaaatacatttggtgTTGAACATAGGACACCACTTTCAGGAATGTTTCAGGAAACTTGTCCCCGGAAGACAAGTGTATGacatgctgtcatcacagcaaaaggtCACTGCTTTAAAGGTTTTCAAATAagttttgtataatatttgATTATGGCCTCCCAATCCGAGCTTTATTTTTGTGGAGGTTGCTTTCATGTGTCaagtgtcatataaggaagcaccattAGATGGTGATATCTGGTACAAATACAAACTAGTTGACAAATGATCAAGGTACTTAGCATACGGTTGACATCGCCCCCCCTTGTGGTCAAGACCAAACGAAATGTCAATGTTATTTTTATACACATATAATTAAACGATTGCTAGATTTAACATATTGCTAACATATTGTCCCTACTCTGCTAACAAATTGTCCCTGCAGTGTGGGCGTGCGAGTGATGGACACGTCATGGGTGCGAGGGAAAGGCTCGTCCACACTGGCGCGAAAGGcctcctccacccctccctccgTCCAGTTACCCGGCTCGCCCGCCGACACCCTCATCCCTGAGCAGCCTGGAGATTTTGCAACCTCCCCAtcccccacccctcctcctgGAGACAGGGGCAGGTGAGCAAGACACACCAACGTCCTTGTCCTAATCGTCGTCTTCATAGCACAAAGTACTCATAACGAGCATCGCATCGCTCCACGAACCGTCGGTTCGGTGTCCTTGTCTGTAAGTTAACGTCCGTGTCCTGTTCTCTCTCACttcactctctctgtctttatTTGTTCACCCTGCCTGTGGATTTAACACACAAAGTCACTCACAGTCTTATAGTCCACATAGCGAGGTCCATGAATAGGGTTATAGGGTCAAGCGTCTTTGCACCGAAAAAACGGACGAATTCAGCTTACACTTTGAGTTGCCATGGCGCCATGTTGCTGACACGCTGCAGAATGCTTGTGCGATTGGCTCTGCACTTGGCTGGCTGCTTCTCCTCTCTGTCGGCTCTCAAGCCAATGAAAGCGCCCTGTGTCCCTTTGCGTTACACTGTGCCGGGCCAAGGTTCCAAATAAAACAGGATGAAACCAAAACacgaaaaaacacacacatctttaaAGCTTGCCGCTCAATAGCGATGTGTGGATTGGACGTCATTGCTGTGGAGTGGCCTCTCTGTCCAGTGTACCGAACAGACAC
Protein-coding regions in this window:
- the arhgap44a gene encoding rho GTPase-activating protein 44 isoform X5, translated to MKKQFNRMRQLANQTVGRAEKTEVLTEDLLQVEKRLDLVKQVSHSTHKKLTACLQGQQGSDQEKRSVKSPSKKLPLTTLAQCMVEGAAVLGDDSLLGKMLRLCGDTEEKLAQELLQFESEIERDVVEPLYVLAEVEIPNIQKQRKHLAKLVLDMDSARTRWQQSSKSSSHPSNMQPGGAKADALREEMEEAANRMEICRDQLSADMYNFVAKEIDYANYFQTLIEVQAEYHRKSLEILLSVLPQIKAHQEAWIEKPSYGKPLEEHLMLSGREIAFPIEACVTMLLECGMQEEGLFRVAPSASKLKKLKASLDCGVLDVPEYSADPHAIAGALKSYLRELPEPLMTFELYEEWIQASNIQDMDKRLQALLSSCEKLPADNLNNFRYLIKFLSKLTEYQDSNKMTPGNIAIVLGPNLLWTHSEGNMTEMMTTVSLQIVGIIEPIIQHADWFFPGEIEFNLTGSYGSPIHTNHNSNYSSMPSPDMDQSERKQQHDQSRRPLSVATDNMMLEFYKKDGIRKIQSVGVRVMDTSWVRGKGSSTLARKASSTPPSVQLPGSPADTLIPEQPGDFATSPSPTPPPGDRGSSDDVSPNRPDSSHAYPPHGEERPPPPYPTSTCHFYPKPPPCARPVAPGPESQPPGSPPAPLHWSGFTPPHLPPPSSSPSSSPSSLDINSNPKLSCLHFPKHGPQCDAPLHVDANASPLYIKTPLVLTRHDVPLGNPPSLPSSAPPPWAACPCARERGPPRLTSTLKSKELSPVIGHKAVQASGPPAPPVVGQQSSSQSPHSAEHSPHTLRRASKKLAPVPPKVPYGQSGGMSDQSTGQPSPVSLSPTPPSTPSPYGLGCPPGQVLASSPGQTPLGAPLSSMPSLTGTLTKSRPTPKPRQRPSLPPPQPPTAQPLDQGLLDGMSPGESMSTAV
- the arhgap44a gene encoding rho GTPase-activating protein 44 isoform X6; translation: MKKQFNRMRQLANQTVGRAEKTEVLTEDLLQVEKRLDLVKQVSHSTHKKLTACLQGQQGSDQEKRSVKSPSKKLPLTTLAQCMVEGAAVLGDDSLLGKMLRLCGDTEEKLAQELLQFESEIERDVVEPLYVLAEVEIPNIQKQRKHLAKLVLDMDSARTRWQQSSKSSSHPSNMQPGGAKADALREEMEEAANRMEICRDQLSADMYNFVAKEIDYANYFQTLIEVQAEYHRKSLEILLSVLPQIKAHQEAWIEKPSYGKPLEEHLMLSGREIAFPIEACVTMLLECGMQEEGLFRVAPSASKLKKLKASLDCGVLDVPEYSADPHAIAGALKSYLRELPEPLMTFELYEEWIQASNIQDMDKRLQALLSSCEKLPADNLNNFRYLIKFLSKLTEYQDSNKMTPGNIAIVLGPNLLWTHSEGNMTEMMTTVSLQIVGIIEPIIQHADWFFPGEIEFNLTGSYGSPIHTNHNSNYSSMPSPDMDQSERKQQHDQSRRPLSVATDNMMLEFYKKDGIRKIQSVGVRVMDTSWVRGKGSSTLARKASSTPPSVQLPGSPADTLIPEQPGDFATSPSPTPPPGDRGSTLKSKELSPVIGHKAVQASGPPAPPVVGQQSSSQSPHSAEHSPHTLRRASKKLAPVPPKVPYGQSGGMSDQSTGQPSPVSLSPTPPSTPSPYGLGCPPGQVLASSPGQTPLGAPLSSMPSLTGTLTKSRPTPKPRQRPSLPPPQPPTAQPLDQGLLDGMSPGESMSTADLFSLEIPSINVNLDSLLDEFRVSPCRSTLVVPDSPEGDAVSEEEGQSTTL
- the arhgap44a gene encoding rho GTPase-activating protein 44 isoform X8: MKKQFNRMRQLANQTVGRAEKTEVLTEDLLQVEKRLDLVKQVSHSTHKKLTACLQGQQGSDQEKRSVKSPSKKLPLTTLAQCMVEGAAVLGDDSLLGKMLRLCGDTEEKLAQELLQFESEIERDVVEPLYVLAEVEIPNIQKQRKHLAKLVLDMDSARTRWQQSSKSSSHPSNMQPGGAKADALREEMEEAANRMEICRDQLSADMYNFVAKEIDYANYFQTLIEVQAEYHRKSLEILLSVLPQIKAHQEAWIEKPSYGKPLEEHLMLSGREIAFPIEACVTMLLECGMQEEGLFRVAPSASKLKKLKASLDCGVLDVPEYSADPHAIAGALKSYLRELPEPLMTFELYEEWIQASNIQDMDKRLQALLSSCEKLPADNLNNFRYLIKFLSKLTEYQDSNKMTPGNIAIVLGPNLLWTHSEGNMTEMMTTVSLQIVGIIEPIIQHADWFFPGEIEFNLTGSYGSPIHTNHNSNYSSMPSPDMDQSERKQQHDQSRRPLSVATDNMMLEFYKKDGVGVRVMDTSWVRGKGSSTLARKASSTPPSVQLPGSPADTLIPEQPGDFATSPSPTPPPGDRGSSDDVSPNRPDSSHAYPPHGEERPPPPYPTSTCHFYPKPPPCARPVAPGPESQPPGSPPAPLHWSGFTPPHLPPPSSSPSSSPSSLDINSNPKLSCLHFPKHGPQCDAPLHVDANASPLYIKTPLVLTRHDVPLGNPPSLPSSAPPPWAACPCARERGPPRLTSTLKSKELSPVIGHKAVQASGPPAPPVVGQQSSSQSPHSAEHSPHTLRRASKKLAPVPPKVPYGQSGGMSDQSTGQPSPVSLSPTPPSTPSPYGLGCPPGQVLASSPGQTPLGAPLSSMPSLTGTLTKSRPTPKPRQRPSLPPPQPPTAQPLDQGLLDGMSPGESMSTDLFSLEIPSINVNLDSLLDEFRVSPCRSTLVVPDSPEGDAVSEEEGQSTTL
- the arhgap44a gene encoding rho GTPase-activating protein 44 isoform X3, giving the protein MKKQFNRMRQLANQTVGRAEKTEVLTEDLLQVEKRLDLVKQVSHSTHKKLTACLQGQQGSDQEKRSVKSPSKKLPLTTLAQCMVEGAAVLGDDSLLGKMLRLCGDTEEKLAQELLQFESEIERDVVEPLYVLAEVEIPNIQKQRKHLAKLVLDMDSARTRWQQSSKSSSHPSNMQPGGAKADALREEMEEAANRMEICRDQLSADMYNFVAKEIDYANYFQTLIEVQAEYHRKSLEILLSVLPQIKAHQEAWIEKPSYGKPLEEHLMLSGREIAFPIEACVTMLLECGMQEEGLFRVAPSASKLKKLKASLDCGVLDVPEYSADPHAIAGALKSYLRELPEPLMTFELYEEWIQASNIQDMDKRLQALLSSCEKLPADNLNNFRYLIKFLSKLTEYQDSNKMTPGNIAIVLGPNLLWTHSEGNMTEMMTTVSLQIVGIIEPIIQHADWFFPGEIEFNLTGSYGSPIHTNHNSNYSSMPSPDMDQSERKQQHDQSRRPLSVATDNMMLEFYKKDGVGVRVMDTSWVRGKGSSTLARKASSTPPSVQLPGSPADTLIPEQPGDFATSPSPTPPPGDRGSSDDVSPNRPDSSHAYPPHGEERPPPPYPTSTCHFYPKPPPCARPVAPGPESQPPGSPPAPLHWSGFTPPHLPPPSSSPSSSPSSLDINSNPKLSCLHFPKHGPQCDAPLHVDANASPLYIKTPLVLTRHDVPLGNPPSLPSSAPPPWAACPCARERGPPRLTSTLKSKELSPVIGHKAVQASGPPAPPVVGQQSSSQSPHSAEHSPHTLRRASKKLAPVPPKVPYGQSGGMSDQSTGQPSPVSLSPTPPSTPSPYGLGCPPGQVLASSPGQTPLGAPLSSMPSLTGTLTKSRPTPKPRQRPSLPPPQPPTAQPLDQGLLDGMSPGESMSTADLFSLEIPSINVNLDSLLDEFRVSPCRSTLVVPDSPEGDAVSEEEGQSTTL